The Streptomyces sp. Alt3 genome has a segment encoding these proteins:
- the pepN gene encoding aminopeptidase N, which yields MPGTNLTREEAQERARLLTVDAYEIDLDLSGAQEGGTYRSVTTVRFDSAEAGAETFIDLVAPAVHDIVLNGKDLDIAAVFRDSRIALKHLRAGANKLKVVADCSYTNTGEGLHRFVDPVDEQAYLYTQFEVPDARRVFASFEQPDLKATFRFTVKAPSGWTVISNSPTPEPKDDVWSFEPTPRISTYITALIAGPYHSVHSSYEKDGQSVPLGIYCRPSLAEYLDADDIFAVTRQGFDWFQEKFDYAYPFAKYDQLFVPEFNAGAMENAGAVTIRDQYVFRSKVTDAAYETRAETILHELAHMWFGDLVTMEWWNDLWLNESFATYTSIACQADAEGSKWPHSWTTFANSMKTWAYRQDQLPSTHPIMADIQDLDDVLVNFDGITYAKGASVLKQLVAYVGKDAFFKGVQAYFKAHAFGNTRLSDLLGALEETSGRDLKTWSKAWLETAGINILRPEIETDGNGHVTSFTVLQEAPALPAGAKGEPTLRPHRIAIGCYDLDAAGKLVRTDRIELDVDGERTTVPFPSGTARPAVVLLNDDDLSYAKVRLDEESLRVVTEHLGDFAESLPRALSWASAWDMTRDGELATRDYLALVLSGIGKESDIGVVQSLHRQVKLALDLYAAPEWREAGLNQWTEATLAHLRAAEPAGDHQLAWARAFAATARSPLHLDVLQSLLDGTQEIEGLAVDTELRWAFVQRLAATGLLDEEEIAAEYERDRTAAGERHAASARAAQPSEEAKAEAWASVVESDKLPNSLQESVISGFVQTDQRELLAPYTERFFTAVKDVWDSRSHEMAQQIAVGLYPALQVSQETLDATDAWLESAQPSAALRRLMSESRSGVERALKAQAADAAAATA from the coding sequence GTGCCTGGCACGAATCTGACCCGCGAAGAGGCACAGGAGCGGGCGCGCCTGCTGACCGTGGACGCGTACGAGATCGATCTCGACCTCTCCGGCGCACAGGAGGGCGGCACCTACCGGTCCGTCACCACCGTGCGCTTCGACTCCGCCGAAGCCGGTGCGGAGACCTTCATCGATCTGGTCGCCCCCGCCGTGCACGACATCGTGCTGAACGGCAAGGACCTGGACATCGCAGCCGTCTTCCGGGACTCCCGGATCGCGCTGAAGCACCTCCGGGCCGGCGCGAACAAGCTGAAGGTCGTCGCCGACTGCTCGTACACGAACACCGGCGAGGGCCTGCACCGCTTCGTCGACCCTGTCGACGAGCAGGCCTACCTCTACACCCAGTTCGAGGTCCCGGACGCCCGCCGGGTGTTCGCCAGCTTCGAGCAGCCCGACCTGAAGGCGACCTTCCGGTTCACCGTGAAGGCCCCGTCCGGCTGGACCGTGATCTCCAACTCGCCGACGCCCGAGCCGAAGGACGACGTCTGGTCGTTCGAGCCGACGCCGCGCATCTCCACCTACATCACGGCCCTGATCGCCGGCCCGTACCACTCGGTGCACAGCAGCTACGAGAAGGACGGCCAGTCCGTCCCGCTCGGCATCTACTGCCGGCCGTCGCTCGCCGAGTACCTCGACGCGGACGACATCTTCGCGGTCACCCGGCAGGGCTTCGACTGGTTCCAGGAGAAGTTCGACTACGCGTACCCCTTCGCCAAGTACGACCAGCTCTTCGTCCCGGAGTTCAACGCGGGCGCGATGGAGAACGCGGGCGCGGTCACCATCCGCGACCAGTACGTGTTCCGTTCGAAGGTCACGGACGCGGCCTACGAGACGCGCGCCGAGACGATCCTCCACGAGCTCGCCCACATGTGGTTCGGCGACCTGGTCACCATGGAGTGGTGGAACGACCTCTGGCTGAACGAGTCCTTCGCGACGTACACCTCCATCGCGTGCCAGGCGGACGCCGAGGGCTCGAAGTGGCCGCACTCCTGGACCACGTTCGCCAACTCCATGAAGACCTGGGCGTACCGGCAGGACCAGCTGCCGTCGACGCACCCGATCATGGCGGACATCCAGGACCTCGACGACGTCCTGGTGAACTTCGACGGGATCACGTACGCGAAGGGCGCCTCGGTCCTGAAGCAGCTCGTGGCGTACGTCGGCAAGGACGCGTTCTTCAAGGGCGTGCAGGCCTACTTCAAGGCGCACGCCTTCGGGAACACCCGTCTGTCGGACCTGCTGGGCGCGCTGGAGGAGACCTCCGGCCGTGACCTGAAGACCTGGTCCAAGGCGTGGCTGGAGACGGCCGGGATCAACATCCTGCGCCCGGAGATCGAGACCGACGGGAACGGCCACGTCACCTCGTTCACCGTGCTCCAGGAGGCCCCCGCGCTGCCCGCCGGCGCGAAGGGCGAGCCCACCCTGCGTCCGCACCGGATCGCCATCGGCTGCTACGACCTCGACGCGGCGGGCAAGCTGGTGCGCACGGACCGGATCGAGCTCGACGTGGACGGCGAGCGCACCACGGTGCCGTTCCCTTCCGGCACGGCTCGTCCGGCGGTCGTCCTGCTCAACGACGACGACCTGTCGTACGCGAAGGTCCGTCTCGACGAGGAGTCGCTGCGGGTCGTCACCGAGCACCTGGGCGACTTCGCCGAGTCCCTGCCCCGCGCGCTGAGCTGGGCCTCGGCCTGGGACATGACGCGCGACGGCGAGCTGGCGACGCGTGACTACCTGGCGCTGGTCCTCTCAGGGATCGGCAAGGAGTCGGACATCGGCGTCGTGCAGTCGCTGCACCGTCAGGTGAAGCTGGCGCTCGACCTCTACGCCGCCCCGGAGTGGCGCGAGGCGGGCCTGAACCAGTGGACCGAGGCGACGCTGGCGCACCTGCGCGCGGCCGAGCCGGCCGGTGACCACCAGCTGGCCTGGGCCCGCGCATTCGCCGCGACGGCACGCAGCCCGCTCCACCTCGACGTCCTGCAGTCGCTGCTCGACGGCACGCAGGAGATCGAGGGCCTGGCCGTCGACACTGAGCTGCGCTGGGCGTTCGTGCAGCGCCTGGCGGCGACGGGCCTCCTGGACGAGGAGGAGATCGCCGCGGAGTACGAGCGTGACAGGACGGCCGCGGGTGAGCGTCACGCGGCGTCGGCGCGCGCGGCCCAGCCCTCCGAGGAGGCGAAGGCCGAGGCGTGGGCGTCGGTCGTCGAGTCGGACAAGCTGCCGAACTCCCTCCAGGAGTCGGTCATCAGCGGTTTCGTGCAGACCGACCAGCGTGAGCTGCTGGCGCCGTACACGGAGAGGTTCTTCACGGCGGTCAAGGACGTCTGGGACTCGCGCAGCCACGAGATGGCGCAGCAGATCGCGGTCGGCCTGTATCCGGCTCTCCAGGTCTCGCAGGAGACGCTGGACGCCACGGACGCCTGGCTGGAGTCGGCGCAGCCGAGCGCAGCGCTGCGCCGGCTGATGTCGGAGTCCCGCTCGGGCGTGGAGCGTGCGCTGAAGGCGCAGGCGGCCGACGCCGCAGCGGCCACCGCCTAA
- a CDS encoding DUF1203 domain-containing protein, protein MTAHEARPIGPDTLEELRTTDDAGRPCVPYKATEGGDPLRCCLRGTESGELIALVSYAPLRRWAAETWARPGAYDEQGPVFIHAERCEGPAGDRTGYPFSRAGALRTVRRYDAEGAIIGGRLLEIPAEEEKGFDAAFAEAFADPDVALVHVRAVEYGCFHFEVRRGGAGVPLA, encoded by the coding sequence ATGACCGCACACGAGGCACGGCCCATCGGGCCGGACACCCTGGAAGAGCTCCGGACGACCGACGACGCGGGACGTCCCTGCGTCCCGTACAAGGCCACGGAGGGCGGCGACCCCCTGCGCTGCTGCCTGCGTGGCACGGAGTCGGGGGAGCTGATCGCGCTCGTCTCCTACGCGCCGCTGAGACGCTGGGCGGCGGAGACCTGGGCGCGCCCGGGGGCGTACGACGAACAGGGCCCGGTCTTCATCCACGCCGAGCGGTGCGAGGGCCCGGCGGGGGACCGGACCGGCTATCCGTTCTCCCGGGCGGGCGCACTGCGCACCGTCCGCCGCTACGACGCGGAGGGCGCGATCATCGGCGGCCGGCTGCTGGAGATCCCGGCCGAGGAGGAGAAGGGCTTCGACGCCGCCTTCGCGGAGGCCTTCGCCGACCCGGACGTGGCGCTGGTACACGTGCGGGCCGTGGAGTACGGGTGCTTCCACTTCGAGGTACGGCGGGGCGGGGCCGGGGTGCCCCTCGCGTAG
- a CDS encoding aspartate-semialdehyde dehydrogenase has protein sequence MKVGIVGATGQVGTVMRSILAERKFPVAELRLFASARSAGSTIAYEGTDITVEDASTADYTGLDIVLFSAGGATSKALAEKVASQGAVVIDNSSAWRKDPEVPLVVSEVNAHAIANRPKGIIANPNCTTMAAMPVLRPLHDEAQLDALTVATYQAVSGSGVAGVAELHGQASKVVAEADKLTHDGDAVDFPEPGVYKRPIAFNVLPLAGAIVDDGSFETDEEQKLRNESRKILEIPELKVSGTCVRVPVFSGHSLQINARFARPISVERAYELLKDAEGVELSEIPTPLQAAGKDASYVGRIRADETVEHGLALFVSNDNLRKGAALNAVQIAELVAAELKG, from the coding sequence GTGAAGGTCGGAATCGTCGGCGCCACCGGTCAGGTCGGCACAGTCATGCGCAGCATCCTGGCCGAGCGGAAGTTCCCCGTCGCCGAGCTGCGGCTCTTCGCTTCCGCGCGTTCCGCGGGTTCCACCATCGCTTACGAGGGCACGGACATCACCGTGGAGGACGCCTCCACCGCGGACTACACCGGTCTGGACATCGTGCTGTTCTCCGCGGGCGGTGCCACGTCGAAGGCGCTGGCCGAGAAGGTCGCCTCCCAGGGCGCCGTGGTGATCGACAACTCCTCCGCATGGCGTAAGGACCCCGAGGTACCGCTGGTCGTCTCCGAGGTCAACGCGCACGCGATCGCGAACCGCCCCAAGGGCATCATCGCCAACCCGAACTGCACCACGATGGCCGCCATGCCCGTGCTGCGCCCCCTGCACGACGAGGCGCAGCTGGACGCGCTGACCGTGGCCACCTACCAGGCGGTGTCCGGCTCCGGGGTCGCCGGTGTCGCCGAGCTGCACGGCCAGGCGTCCAAGGTCGTCGCGGAAGCGGACAAGCTGACGCACGACGGTGACGCGGTGGACTTCCCCGAGCCGGGCGTCTACAAGCGCCCGATCGCCTTCAACGTACTGCCGCTCGCCGGGGCGATCGTCGACGACGGTTCCTTCGAGACGGACGAGGAGCAGAAGCTCCGCAACGAGTCCCGCAAGATCCTGGAGATCCCGGAGCTCAAGGTGTCCGGCACCTGTGTGCGGGTCCCGGTCTTCTCCGGTCACTCCCTCCAGATCAACGCCCGTTTCGCCCGCCCGATCAGTGTCGAGCGCGCCTACGAGCTGCTGAAGGACGCCGAGGGCGTCGAGCTCTCCGAGATCCCCACCCCGCTCCAGGCGGCCGGCAAGGACGCCTCGTACGTCGGCCGCATCCGCGCCGACGAGACCGTCGAGCACGGCCTCGCACTGTTCGTCTCCAACGACAACCTGCGCAAGGGTGCCGCGCTGAACGCGGTCCAGATCGCGGAGCTGGTGGCGGCGGAGCTCAAGGGCTGA